CCCCCACAGCGCCGAGCTCGAGAGCGGCTCTGAGATCATCGCCGTGCGTGATTCCTGCGCCGCAGAGCACACCAACATCTTTCTCGATGGATCTGACAGCTTCTACAGAGCCCCTGACGACCTCAGGATCTGCCTTGGAGACAGGTATTCCAGAGCCTATGAGCTCCGGCGGCTCCACGGCGACATAGTCCGGCCGCAGGGCCGCGGCTGCTCTTGTTGTTGCGACGTTGTTGGTGCATATTATCGACCTGAGCCCCTCTGACCTGCAAGCCCTGAGAGACGCCTCGATGTCTGCAAGCCTGAGCCGGCGCTCCGAGTGATTTATAAGAGATCCCGATGCCCCTGCCGCCTTCATGGAGGCAGCAGTGATGTGCCCTGTGAAGCTGCCGAAGCCGACGCCATCGACGTGCTGCGCATAAACCGGTATGCTCACAGCCGATGCGACCGCCCTTATATCG
This genomic stretch from Methanothrix sp. harbors:
- the tpiA gene encoding triose-phosphate isomerase, with protein sequence MALTLIVINFKTYREATGDSAVALSEICESIASEYGVDIAVAPQAADIRAVASAVSIPVYAQHVDGVGFGSFTGHITAASMKAAGASGSLINHSERRLRLADIEASLRACRSEGLRSIICTNNVATTRAAAALRPDYVAVEPPELIGSGIPVSKADPEVVRGSVEAVRSIEKDVGVLCGAGITHGDDLRAALELGAVGVLLASGIVKAKDQRKALEDLVTGV